ACGACCTGCGGGAGGAAGGTCAGCAGGGCCGCGCCGATCAACGCGCCGAGCAGGCTGCCCAGACCACCGAGCACCACCGCGGTCAGCAGGGTCAGCGACAGCGTCAGCGTGAAGCCGCTCGGCGCCGTGATCCGCACCGCCATCGCCATCACAGCCCCGGCCAGACCGGCACAACCGGCACTGACCAGGAAGGCGAGCACCCGGGCTCGGCCCAGGTTGATGCCCGCGAGCTCGGCCGCGACCTCGTCGTCGCGGACCGCCCGCCAGACCCGTCCGACCCGGCTGCGTGACAGGTTGGCCAGCAGCACGAAGGTGACGATCAGTGCGAGCCAGCCGATGTAGGCGACGTACTTGCTGGCGGTGACGTCGTGGGCGGTCAGGAAGAAGACGGCGTCGGCGAACCAGCCCGGGACGTCGGGCACCCGCACGTTGAGGCCCTGCTCGCCGCCCAGCGAGTCGCCGAAGAAGATCGCCATCCCAGGGACGGCGACCGCCAGCGCCAGGGTCGCGCCCGCGAGATAGGGGCCGTGCAACCGGGCGGCGGCGACCCCGACGAGAGCCCCGACGAGCAGCGCCACGACCGTGGCGACCAGCAGCACCCCCACGACGGGCAGTACCGGCTCGGCCTCCCGGTAGAGCAGCGCGGTCGAGTAGGCCCCGAACGCCATGAACGCGCCATGACCGAGCGAGATCTGGCCGTTGAGACCGGTCAGCACGGTCAGTCCGCCGGCGGCGATGCCGAGATAGGCCATCGCCGCGAACTGGGCGTTGCGGAAGGTGCTGGTGCTCTCCAGCACCAGGATCACCACCACGAGGCCGATCAGGGCGACCGCCAGGTGCCGCAGGAGCGTGGACCGGGAGACCCTGTGCAGGGGGGCGGCGAGCATCGACATGTCAGACCCTCCGCGCAGCGGCGTGGGAGAACAGGCCGCCCGGTTTGAGCAGCAGCACCAGCATCAGGATCACCAACGCTGCCAGGGCCACCACCTCGGATCCGACATAGCCGCTGACGAAGCTCAGCGAGACCCCCAGCAGCAACCCCCCGACCACGGCTCCGAGCGGGCTGTCCAGGCCGCCCAGCACCGCCGCCACGAACCCGTAGACGACCACCGAGTCCATGTAGGACGGGTGCACCAGGCTGCCTCCCGCGATGAGCAGCCCCG
The DNA window shown above is from Nocardioides mesophilus and carries:
- a CDS encoding branched-chain amino acid ABC transporter permease — its product is MSMLAAPLHRVSRSTLLRHLAVALIGLVVVILVLESTSTFRNAQFAAMAYLGIAAGGLTVLTGLNGQISLGHGAFMAFGAYSTALLYREAEPVLPVVGVLLVATVVALLVGALVGVAAARLHGPYLAGATLALAVAVPGMAIFFGDSLGGEQGLNVRVPDVPGWFADAVFFLTAHDVTASKYVAYIGWLALIVTFVLLANLSRSRVGRVWRAVRDDEVAAELAGINLGRARVLAFLVSAGCAGLAGAVMAMAVRITAPSGFTLTLSLTLLTAVVLGGLGSLLGALIGAALLTFLPQVVTGVGHDLGLSDVQSAELAPLVYGLVMVLVILLAPAGIVGSLRGWRRSRRETT